Proteins from a single region of Aestuariirhabdus haliotis:
- a CDS encoding ABC transporter permease, producing the protein MSLPTYCTPLERIAHLSYRLFCYGVLFFLVMPILIIIPLSFNAEPYFSFSEGMLNLDSSAFSLRWYQDMVNNSQWINALKNSLIIAIASTFLATSLGTLAALGLARNDMPLRNLVMALLISPMIVPVIIAAAGMYFFYTKLGMGQTYTGVILAHTVLGVPFVVITVTSTLVGFDHSLTRAAANLGASPSRTFFKITMPLIRPGVISGGLFSFGTSFDEVVVVLFISGVEQRTVPRQMWSGIREQISPTILAVATLLIVLSILLLVTLELLRRRNARMRGIRE; encoded by the coding sequence ATGTCTCTACCAACCTATTGCACACCGCTGGAACGAATAGCCCATCTCTCGTATCGATTATTTTGTTACGGAGTGCTTTTTTTCCTGGTGATGCCGATCCTGATTATTATCCCGCTGTCATTTAATGCCGAGCCCTACTTCTCTTTCAGTGAAGGCATGCTAAACCTCGACAGCAGTGCTTTTTCCCTGCGTTGGTACCAGGACATGGTGAACAACAGCCAATGGATCAACGCACTGAAAAACAGTTTGATCATCGCTATCGCCTCAACCTTTCTCGCAACCAGTCTTGGCACCCTGGCTGCACTGGGTTTAGCGCGCAACGATATGCCGTTGCGTAATCTGGTCATGGCATTGCTGATATCCCCGATGATCGTTCCGGTCATTATCGCAGCGGCCGGCATGTATTTTTTCTACACCAAACTGGGTATGGGACAGACATACACCGGCGTTATTTTGGCTCATACCGTATTGGGTGTGCCCTTTGTCGTCATCACAGTGACATCAACTCTGGTTGGATTCGATCATAGCCTGACCCGAGCCGCTGCCAATCTGGGGGCCAGCCCGAGTCGTACCTTTTTCAAAATTACCATGCCTCTGATTCGACCGGGTGTTATTTCCGGGGGACTGTTTTCATTTGGCACTTCCTTCGATGAGGTGGTGGTTGTCCTCTTTATCAGCGGAGTTGAACAACGTACGGTGCCGCGGCAAATGTGGTCCGGCATACGCGAACAGATCAGCCCGACCATTCTCGCGGTTGCCACTTTGCTTATTGTTCTGTCGATATTGCTGCTGGTGACACTGGAACTGCTACGCAGAAGGAATGCACGAATGCGTGGAATACGCGAATAA